The Juglans regia cultivar Chandler chromosome 1, Walnut 2.0, whole genome shotgun sequence nucleotide sequence ATGAATTGATCATGTAAGGATCCCTGAAAAAATGATTTGCTAACTGCTCAGGCTCCTGTTTAGTCTTGTTACATGATGTGCCCAAGTAGTTTATGTTGGATATTACAATTCTTTGAGGGATCATTGATATGTGCTTATTATATGGTCACCGGTTTTCTATGTTTATCCAGAGACATTGTTATAAACTTCGTTGCTGGTCCAAAACTTGAGGTGCTGATCTCATCTGGTAGGAATCACATGGattataaattttgatatgCTATTTTCTACTACAATAAACTTATCTTCATGCCTGCTTGTGTTCACTTGGTTGATAGACTTCCCAGACAGAAAGCATACCGAATAATCTCTTGCTCTACTAAACCTCACCTTTTTTTACTAATATATGTAGTAAATTTGTATGCCAAGTGATTGATTTCAATCTGTGTTTAAATGTGAACGTTGTGTTCATAGCACATTGCTTGTTGGGATTTGCAGAGAAATCTTCCCTCAGCAACTGGATCAGGATCAACGAAGACCGCGGCATCAGGATGGGCAGCTTTTTGATTGTGTGAGCATTTATTAATTGTGATTGAGATCCTTGTTTgatgtcttttgaaaaaagaaagtaacaaaagaaaatgagaatgaaaaaaatagaaagtaaatATCTCTGGAAAATAATGTCCCCTGGAATATACCTATGTATGCTTCTTTTGTCCCACTTGAACCTATAAGATATTAGTTATATGACAAaggcttttttttcttttttatgcttGGCTTGCCGATACAATGTTTTTGTCAACTAGAATGTGGCATGGCTGGCTATCTATCTAAATTGGGTGAGTTTAGATAGTTCTCATTTTGTCGTATTGGCACACTGATTTGAACGGCACATTTGGCCCTGTAATTGAAACAGAAAGGCATACTGTTTTTTAACAGTAAATCTAGGACTAGAAAGGCACAACTAATGTAGTACGTAGTAGTAGTGTCGTCGCTGGACGTTGAAACGAGCAATGGACTGGCCATTGGCCAATGATAGTGGCTAATTCCTTCCCTTTACAAACTTCACAGTTTCCGAATTGTAGCGATGCTAACAGTGGGGATCCACCTTGTCCTACTACTTTCTCGTGCAGAGCTGGTTTTGGATTGAGCAAACAGTGGTATCTGTATTTGCTCTTTTTTatcagaaattaaaatatatgataatgGGATTccttaacataaaaataaataaattacatggaAACTGGTCGACGAATCAATGCATATACACAACTGTCTGATTcgcaaagaagaaaaaaagaaggcaaTGTTGCCTGTATCTGATACATCCCAGCAATTGGCTCTCGTATTGCTCCTAATCAgaaattttttaagagaatttcTGATCTAATTCTGCTCATTGTCTtccagaaacaaaataaaagtataCTTCCGGCTATGCCAATTTCTATGAATAATTACCTTtgattaccgatcaaaaaaaaaaaaaccaaaaccaaaacctttAACCTTTGGAATTTAATACTGTACAGTAAAAGGGTGTGTTCGTTGTGGTCTGAATCGGAaagggccaaaaaaaaaaaaaaagtacctaGAAACTATAAAGGGAGCTTGGCTTCTTGTCTGTCACCTTTGCGACTAGGCGGTTGAATATGGGCTCCAGATCCTTGATGATGAATATTTGATGAAGTCAAAACAAGGCATGCACAGGGATTACCAGTGGTTGACGATATTATTGTTCTTGATACTCTGGCTTTAGAACCCAACATGATTCATTCAGGTCTTTCACCAGTGTTGCTATTTCCTTCAAAAGATTCTTAAACAAAGGCAGATCCTCCGTAGGTATCCTGTCTTTAAAGTGCTGCACTATGCTGGCTGAAGTGGTGCTTCCGCCTCTTTGCTGTATAAATGTACAGATCTTACGTATCAATACTTCAGGTTGTACTCCAGCTATGTTCTTCGATGATCTAGAAGGCCCAACATCGATAGATCTTGCCTGGTTACGAGAACTTGAAGCCAACCCTTGCTGATTTTCAAGTCCAGCACCAACAGCTCTTTCTTGGTTATTTCGGATTCTAGCCAATAGTTCAGCTGAAGATAGTGCCTTCCCAGCAGATGCCCCAGCGGCAATGCCATTTACATTACTAATTCCATTACTGGAGAATTCATTTGACTGCTGACTACTATTTGCCAACTTAGAGTTCACAGTTGAACCAAACTTCTGGCGCACAGATGATGGTGCACCAGCAGTCCCAGATTTCCCAGTCCATGTTGGGACAGATATACTGTCCCGACTTCGGAGCATTCGTGACTGGCGTAATGCTTCTGCAGCTCTTTGTGCAACTTGGGAAGCTTGTTCCTCAAGCCTCATCTTTTCCTCATCGTGAGCATTCATGATCACATCATGGTTCATAGCACTCTGTAAAATTAAAACAAGTGGGAGGCACAAAAGAGAACTGACTCTGTTCAGAAAAATTAACAGTCTAATGGAGCAACCCGGTATCTCTAATATAAACAGTTAATTAATGCCTTCTCGTGAAAAAGTGGCTTGCACCAAAATCAGCTTTGAGTATAGGTAACCCCATTAAAATCCAAGTTCTTTTGTGACACTGGGAGAATTGTGACAAGGCTTCCCTTATCACTACATATTAGCTTTCCTGCTTTTTCCCCTATGCAACCAGACGAACATTCAGGAAGAAAAAGAACTTTAATTTACAACTAATGTTAAATGTTAACGACATCAAATAAAGGTAAGAGAACACAAGATAACAATACTGGCAGTGTATAAAGGGGATTGTAGGCAAGAATATTGAGTAAACTTACATGTATCCCATGGGCATCAAAAAGATTCCTTAAAATGTTTGCTTCTTCATCTACATCACCATCGCTGTTATCagctttttcttctcctttacTACTGGAAGTTGCAATGTCTGATTGGTCACCATTTTCAGGTGCAACAACATCAGCATGTCGTGCAGAAACTTTAAGAGGTTTATGCTCATCCTGCTTATCTTTCTGAGACCCAACAACATTTACATCTTCAGAAAGCTGACTGAAAATATTAGATGTTTCAGTTGACCCACCCTCTCCGCCATCATTCAATGTGAAGAGATCCTTCATATCTCGAGATTTAAAGAACCTTCTCTGTTGTGGGTTCTTCAAAATCTTATTGGttagaaaatgtttataaaTCTGTCGGTGGTACACCTTCTCCTCTATAGTCCCACGTGTGATCAATCTATATACTGTTACATCCCGTTTCTGACCAATACGCCAGGCACGCTCCCTAGCCTGTTAAAGCAAAACCGAACTTGCTGTCAGCTGTATTAAGTATTCCATTATCTTAAATATTCTTGAAGTGGAatgaattttatgaaaacaGAGGAGAACGAAAACAAGGGAAAAGGGAAGGGGGGGAGGGAAAGAATCAAACAGAGAAGATACCTGCATGTCAGTTGAAGGGTTCCAGTCAGGGTCGTAGATAATCACCCGGTCTGCACCAGTTAAATTTGTGCCCAAACCACCAACCTTGGTTGtcaaaataaagataaagacatcatttgaattattaaattcatctattaAGGCCATTCTCTGTCTTATGGGAGTAAGACCATCCATTCTCCTGTAGCTATAGCCAGCAGCAACCAAGAAATTCTCAAGAATATCAAGCATTTGTTGAGTTTGTGTAAAAAGAAGAACCCGATGGTCTTGTTCCTTCCAAACCTTCAGCACTTGTTCAACAACTTTCATTTTTCCACTGCGTTCAGGATTCCCATAGTCTGGGTTATGGGACGAATGCTCCCTCTCAAGAAGATCAGGGTGGTTGCAAATCTTACGCATGACATCAATTCCATAAAGCGAATTTCTATTCCCATCTAAAATCTGTTCCACCTCAGTGCTAGCCAGGAAAGCTCGATACACAGACCGTTGCTCTGCAGTGAGGCTGCAAAAGAGGACATGTTCGGTCTTCTTTGGAAGGTGGGCATTCACATCGGCCTTCATACGTCGAAGGAGATAAGGCATGATCAAGTCCCGCAGGACCACAGCACACCTGCATGGTGATAAAATACGACTCAGAAACTGATGtaaggaaaaaattgaaattcataAATTCAAGAAATCCCACTTGACGAAGTGAATATTGAATTCATTCTCTGCCTGCTCACACCTCCCTCTCTCTGCAAGGGCATCTTTCAACATTCAAGACTAACTTGAAATAACTCGAGATGAAAGAAGCCAGGTTTCAATGAGGATGTACatggtaaaaaaattttaaaaatccagACCCTTATAAAAATGATCAGAAGTATCACAAAGGCTACCTGTAAGCTGTGGATACTTGTAATGGTGAAGCATTAGCATAACCACCAACAGATATGGGAACTGCAAACTCTGCCTCAAATACAGGTAAGACACCAAGCTTCCCAgggaaaacaaaatcaaatagagACCAGAGTTCAGTCAGCTTGTTCTGAATTGGTGCACCAGTCATTATAATGCGATGAACAGTCTGTAGCTGCTTGCAAACTAGAGTAATTTCAGCATTAG carries:
- the LOC108995956 gene encoding protein CHROMATIN REMODELING 8, yielding MEEDEDRILLSSLGITSANPEDIERDILAGAARNDENSGEGGGSTEEELPEKSASIDPSSTSQAKLYHKLRAVEFEIDAVASTVEQSNNVSSNDDNAYDGNDGRELGNQEDGGQVSPNDLDLQHALATDRLRSLKKTKAQLEKKLSNLRKDNSSKGVEQDKALRNLVKEEPRHKRKLKDVKKPGKKVEKRQKIVKFEEDSGFDAILDAASAGFVETERDEFIRKGILTPFHKLKGFERRLQQPGSSNSHDVPNKEDESDDLVASSVARAVQAMSVAAQARSATKLLDPEALPKLDAPTHPFQRLKTPLKLPESAEREVEKNRKSQRKRKKKRPLPDRKWTKLVSQEEKHLEDSEDARDVVTSSCEDEKPEDVINVDDHEPPYVTLEGGLKIPENIFSALFDYQKVGVQWLWELHCQRAGGIIGDEMGLGKTIQVLAFLGALHFSNMYKPTIIVCPVTLLRQWKREAQKWYPNFHVEMLHDSAQDPVNRKKQAKSYDSDYESEGSFESEHEGHISSRSNGKWDSLINRVLQSESGLLITTYEQLRIVGEKLLDIEWGYAVLDEGHRIRNPNAEITLVCKQLQTVHRIIMTGAPIQNKLTELWSLFDFVFPGKLGVLPVFEAEFAVPISVGGYANASPLQVSTAYRCAVVLRDLIMPYLLRRMKADVNAHLPKKTEHVLFCSLTAEQRSVYRAFLASTEVEQILDGNRNSLYGIDVMRKICNHPDLLEREHSSHNPDYGNPERSGKMKVVEQVLKVWKEQDHRVLLFTQTQQMLDILENFLVAAGYSYRRMDGLTPIRQRMALIDEFNNSNDVFIFILTTKVGGLGTNLTGADRVIIYDPDWNPSTDMQARERAWRIGQKRDVTVYRLITRGTIEEKVYHRQIYKHFLTNKILKNPQQRRFFKSRDMKDLFTLNDGGEGGSTETSNIFSQLSEDVNVVGSQKDKQDEHKPLKVSARHADVVAPENGDQSDIATSSSKGEEKADNSDGDVDEEANILRNLFDAHGIHSAMNHDVIMNAHDEEKMRLEEQASQVAQRAAEALRQSRMLRSRDSISVPTWTGKSGTAGAPSSVRQKFGSTVNSKLANSSQQSNEFSSNGISNVNGIAAGASAGKALSSAELLARIRNNQERAVGAGLENQQGLASSSRNQARSIDVGPSRSSKNIAGVQPEVLIRKICTFIQQRGGSTTSASIVQHFKDRIPTEDLPLFKNLLKEIATLVKDLNESCWVLKPEYQEQ